A single window of Nakaseomyces glabratus chromosome G, complete sequence DNA harbors:
- the SHR3 gene encoding Shr3p (CAGL0G05786g~Ortholog(s) have unfolded protein binding activity): MLSYAEFCTIGSAMILTSTGFLMGVFFACQPYDYHLLFNPQATQEQFDLALKHYQVLSTTPMPVLYLLGFVVALGIIGNTIRIYKPNPDLQLFEYASLGLFVLAVCVFITNVKTGIECSITGNWGEVTQNQGLAVIASSNIILLVMFLGVILLQIGLWYTNYDYQKQLQAFYAEERKEQEAINQRKEEEFKKLSKKQQKKLAKEEATRKTD, translated from the coding sequence ATGTTATCCTATGCTGAATTTTGTACTATCGGATCTGCCATGATCTTAACCTCCACAGGTTTTTTAATGGGTGTCTTTTTTGCATGCCAACCATATGATTACCATCTACTGTTTAATCCACAGGCCACACAAGAGCAATTTGATCTAGCTTTGAAGCACTATCAAGTGCTAAGCACAACACCAATGCCAGTTCTATATTTGCTTGGGTTTGTTGTTGCATTGGGTATAATTGGTAATACCATAAGAATTTATAAGCCAAACCCAGACTTGCAATTGTTTGAATATGCGTCGTTGGGTCTTTTCGTTTTAGCCGTCTGTGTCTTCATCACTAATGTAAAAACAGGTATTGAATGCTCCATTACAGGTAACTGGGGTGAAGTCACACAAAATCAAGGTTTGGCCGTTATTGCATCTTCTAACATCATATTGTTAGTTATGTTCCTCGGTGTCATTTTGTTGCAAATTGGTTTGTGGTACACCAACTATGACTACCAAAAACAATTGCAAGCCTTCTACGCTgaggaaagaaaagaacaagaagccatcaatcaaagaaaagaggAAGAATTTAAGAAGTTATCTAAGaagcaacaaaaaaagCTAGCAAAGGAAGAAGCTACCAGAAAAACGGATTAA
- a CDS encoding uncharacterized protein (CAGL0G05808g~Putative adhesin-like protein), which produces MADSNITMSSSDVYVDGPPTVLNANTSVPMESDPLSISIPSNSVTIHTSQNVTDVEPVTANAASSNNTTSMPVSSLSSQQNTTTTPVPITPYYSQSYSSISKNSSISTSSLPSITSAISITPASSKNSTSSSTSITSSLFSSSYLTSVTSSYNTTSNIIPFSTSKSTETYISSQSTSFSISSESSVQISSSSSSSSSPSSSSSPNSSSALSSSSSSSSNTESSSSSTPIISSTISKNYIIYIYDQKFEFTDASTTFDTDIPVETRIKVTPNKMVSFTPPTGILTTDAALYQKYLAGTLDWNSHDTDARIRNSKIIGGVVGSVCGLLVCSVVIFLLFFRRKRNTHNYMPDDDLTSIKDEKGSYYGFSTENTPYKPAISTRDLTASNQRLKKLFSKKENSTPTKNWKKATTEYMSTPSTNPFQDEFDFDKRLPSPPNLDNKDMTPSDKIINPRNGENDVSIPHLLLPDNESISLISEPEIEQSTNTDTNEQFSYVSSMNSYGPGSSFVPSSVGDYSTLSPTSIHIDEDGSIL; this is translated from the coding sequence ATGGCTGATAGTAACATCACGATGTCATCTAGTGATGTATATGTGGATGGACCTCCAACTGTTTTAAACGCGAATACATCGGTACCCATGGAGTCTGACCCATTATCGATATCAATACCTTCGAATTCCGTTACAATACATACGTCTCAAAATGTTACTGACGTGGAGCCTGTGACAGCTAATGCAGCTTCATCTAACAACACTACTTCAATGCCAGTATCAAGCTTATCTTCTCAACAAAATACAACTACTACACCTGTACCAATCACACCTTACTATTCACAGTCATATTCAAGCATCTCTAAAAACAGTTCGATATCTACAAGTTCATTACCCTCGATAACATCTGCAATATCAATCACACCGGCAAGCTCCAAAAACTCGACCTCGTCGTCAACTTCAATTACTTCAAGCTTGTTTTCAAGCAGCTATTTAACATCTGTCACGTCTTCCTACAATACCACAAGCAACATCATACCTTTCTCAACCTCTAAATCCACAGAAACTTATATCTCTTCACAGAGCACCTCTTTTTCAATCTCGTCTGAGTCCAGCGTTCAAATTTCCTCAAGTTCAAGTTCAAGTTCAAGTCCAAGTTCAAGCTCAAGTCCTAATTCAAGTTCAGCACTAAGTTCAAGCTCAAGTTCAAGTTCAAACACAGAATCAAGTTCAAGTTCTACTCCAATAATCTCAAGCACAATAAGCAAAAActatataatatacatCTATGACCAAAAGTTTGAGTTCACTGACGCGTCTACAACGTTTGATACCGACATTCCGGTAGAAACAAGGATTAAGGTAACCCCAAACAAGATGGTTTCTTTTACTCCACCTACTGGAATCTTGACTACTGATGCAGCTCTATACCAGAAATATTTGGCTGGGACCCTTGACTGGAATTCACATGATACAGATGCTAGAATAAGAAACAGTAAAATAATAGGTGGGGTTGTGGGTAGCGTCTGTGGGCTATTGGTGTGCTCTGTGgttatatttcttcttttcttcagaagaaagagaaatacCCACAATTATATGCCAGACGATGATCTAACTAGCataaaagatgaaaaggGAAGCTATTATGGGTTCTCCACAGAAAACACTCCATATAAGCCCGCGATCTCAACGAGAGATTTAACAGCTTCCAACCAAAGACTAAAGAAACTTTTCAGTAAGAAAGAGAACAGTACACCAACTaagaattggaagaaaGCAACTACTGAATATATGTCAACACCAAGCACAAATCCTTTCCAGGATGAGTTTGACTTTGACAAACGCTTGCCCTCTCCTCCAAATCTGGATAACAAGGATATGACACCCTCTGATAAAATCATTAACCCTAGAAATGGTGAAAACGATGTTTCTATACCTCATTTACTTCTACCTGATAATGAGTCCATCTCATTAATATCTGAACCAGAAATCGAACAATCAACTAACACAGATACAAATGAACAATTCTCATatgtttcttcaatgaaTAGCTACGGTCCTGGTAGCTCATTTGTTCCCTCATCTGTGGGTGACTATTCAACACTGTCACCAACCTCAATCCACATTGATGAGGATGGATCCATTTTATGA
- the CRP1 gene encoding Crp1p (CAGL0G05830g~Ortholog(s) have DNA binding activity): MQEIVSFTFRWPAGPQEVLVTGSFDKWQSKIPLVKEADGSYAVTIPLKFEDEGERLYFKFIVDDEWVVSKDYRKEFDSNGFENNFVSINEAKKSLKDQTKGMGSRIPESGGLMALSAMSAGSGSAMKNDMEIGEQKFTTQPVDTPEADTNVFKNSGYSFGGPGPAIPGNMAAFEMKKADDSMDMSHGTETAMSESMGEPSMNMSDNMDTTKDMSDDMGMSARDVHVNVPGQFNTMPIETDPASTNAFANEQTAIMAGPGPAIPSKDKMGAFTKFRNSKGEFVEKEELDKENASAEKSMGMETQTTKDMMNEKQESMDMQSKKMEHEEKKMKEAEEKQVKMAEEQKMKADEEKRMKEAEDEKRNMAMEEQKMKSNAEQKRQEEMAIDMEKQKRQEEDAATETEMKMKQSQKAEAAAAAAAAATTGMASGAMMSNSTTAKKSATPMEKNVSGMSMDDKTPKMGMPRETPSMSMDPKSSGMTMEKETPSMSMDPKSSGMTMEKETPAMSMDPKSSGMTMEKETPAMSMDPKSSGMTMEKETPAMSMDPKSSGMTMEKETPAMSMDPKSSGMTMEKETPSMSMDPKSSGMTMGTSAAAMTMDHKQPHGMSESSTTHKHTKKDDTMMGKMKETDEKMMEKKEATKENVENKIMETDQKLQNRFDRVKAEVQGNAMHIKDEVREMLHPTTSKPESKHNTKEHTPMAVEYSGTGHQMDKTNMDMNDPDVYKHHPSHTSHNAAHKVPSADMNDPRVYSIPNSAQHSDENLPQGFKNDPPVTPTKKKMAASSSMNDTPKMKSPMTTSKTGAKTTPKTTSKTTSKPTTTSMNSTPMKKEKKGFFSKLKKVFKV; encoded by the coding sequence ATGCAAGAGATAGTAAGTTTTACGTTTAGATGGCCTGCAGGCCCACAGGAAGTGCTGGTAACTGGTTCTTTTGATAAGTGGCAGAGCAAGATACCATTGGTGAAGGAGGCTGATGGTAGTTATGCCGTTACCATTCCTCTGAagtttgaagatgaaggcGAACGGTTGTATTTCAAGTTCATTGTGGATGACGAGTGGGTTGTATCTAAGGACTACAGAAAAGAATTTGACTCTAACGGGTTTGAGAACAATTTTGTTTCTATAAATGAGGCCAAGAAGTCTCTAAAGGACCAGACGAAAGGTATGGGTTCCAGGATCCCAGAGTCTGGTGGATTGATGGCCTTGAGTGCAATGTCTGCTGGTTCTGGCTCTGCTATGAAGAACGATATGGAGATTGGAGAGCAAAAATTCACCACACAACCCGTGGACACCCCGGAAGCTGATACTAATGTATTCAAGAACTCAGGCTATTCATTTGGTGGCCCAGGTCCTGCTATCCCTGGCAATATGGCTGCATTTGAAATGAAGAAGGCTGATGACTCAATGGACATGAGTCATGGTACAGAAACTGCCATGTCTGAAAGCATGGGTGAACCATCTATGAACATGTCTGACAACATGGACACCACGAAAGACATGTCTGATGACATGGGAATGTCCGCAAGGGATGTTCATGTCAATGTTCCTGGCCAGTTCAATACAATGCCAATTGAGACGGACCCTGCTTCCACTAACGCCTTTGCCAACGAACAGACAGCTATCATGGCAGGCCCAGGCCCTGCAATTCCATCAAAGGATAAAATGGGAGCCTTCACTAAGTTTAGAAATTCTAAAGGTGAATTTGTTGAGAAGGAAGAGCTCGATAAAGAGAATGCCTCTGCTGAGAAATCGATGGGAATGGAAACCCAGACTACTAAAGACATGATGAATGAGAAGCAAGAAAGTATGGATATGCAAAGCAAGAAAATGGAGCATGaggagaaaaaaatgaaggaAGCTGAAGAAAAGCAAGTCAAAATGGCGGAAGAGCAGAAGATGAAAGCGGATGAAGAGAAACGCATGAAAGAAgctgaagatgaaaagagaAATATGGCCATGGAAGAACAAAAGATGAAATCTAATGCAGAGCAGAAGAGACAGGAGGAGATGGCAATAGATATGGAGAAGCAAAAGCGCCAAGAGGAAGATGCAGCTACTGAAACTgaaatgaagatgaaacaAAGCCAGAAGGCCGAAGCGGCTGCGGCTGCGGCTGCGGCTGCTACGACTGGCATGGCTAGTGGGGCTATGATGTCAAACTCTACAACGGCTAAAAAATCAGCCACTCCAATGGAAAAGAACGTCTCTGGAATGTCAATGGATGACAAAACTCCAAAGATGGGCATGCCTAGAGAAACTCCCTCCATGTCTATGGACCCTAAGTCCTCAGGCATGACAATGGAGAAGGAAACTCCCTCCATGTCCATGGACCCTAAGTCCTCGGGCATGACAATGGAGAAGGAAACTCCAGCCATGTCCATGGACCCTAAGTCCTCGGGCATGACAATGGAGAAGGAAACTCCAGCCATGTCCATGGACCCTAAGTCCTCGGGCATGACAATGGAGAAGGAAACTCCAGCCATGTCCATGGACCCTAAGTCCTCGGGCATGACAATGGAGAAGGAAACTCCTGCCATGTCTATGGACCCTAAGTCTTCAGGCATGACAATGGAGAAGGAAACTCCCTCTATGTCTATGGACCCTAAGTCTTCAGGCATGACAATGGGAACAAGTGCAGCAGCCATGACTATGGATCATAAGCAACCACATGGGATGTCAGAATCTAGCACGACGCATAAACACACAAAGAAAGATGACACCATGATGGGTAAAATGAAAGAGACCGATGAGAAAATGatggagaagaaggagGCTACGAAGGAAAATGTTGAAAACAAGATTATGGAGACTGATCAGAAGCTACAGAACAGATTTGACAGAGTGAAGGCAGAGGTCCAAGGCAATGCCATGCACATCAAAGATGAAGTTAGGGAGATGCTGCACCCAACTACCAGCAAGCCAGAGAGTAAGCACAATACTAAGGAACATACTCCAATGGCTGTCGAGTATTCTGGTACTGGCCATCAAATGGATAAAACCAATATGGACATGAATGACCCAGATGTGTACAAGCACCATCCAAGCCATACATCACACAACGCGGCTCACAAGGTACCATCTGCGGATATGAACGATCCTAGAGTGTACTCCATTCCAAACAGTGCTCAACATTCGGATGAAAACCTACCGCAAGGGTTCAAGAACGATCCACCTGTTACTccaacaaagaagaaaatggcAGCCAGTTCATCTATGAATGACACACCTAAGATGAAGTCTCCAATGACAACATCCAAGACTGGTGCCAAGACAACTCCTAAGACTACTTCTAAGACTACTTCTAAGCCTACAACGACCAGCATGAACTCGACGCcaatgaagaaagaaaagaagggATTCTTTTccaagttgaagaaagtcTTCAAAGTGTAA
- the DCD1 gene encoding deoxycytidine monophosphate deaminase (CAGL0G05852g~Ortholog(s) have dCMP deaminase activity, role in dTMP biosynthetic process, dUMP biosynthetic process and cytosol, nucleus localization) yields the protein MLVVVSGAQYNGVERVVDILVDGFGFERLSAVDDHELLLEYVTKNYTRNLVLHCDDLELYLKLEKRPFLIHISIEAPLALRLQLSGLTPEEFINVADLDHFKDDKIRLVERAHLKFKLVDCDLSTLDNRLKENIENQLRVLQSQDSLTLVNPPLRPDWDTYFMKLATLAASRSNCMKRRVGCVIVRECRVIATGYNGTPRHLTNCFHGGCPRCNDGDSKNLHTCLCLHAEENALLEAGRDRVGQNATLYCDTCPCLTCSVKIVQTGITEVVYSQTYRMDDASFKVLREAGIKVRQFSFREEPLLVFV from the coding sequence ATGTTGGTTGTGGTAAGTGGTGCTCAGTACAATGGTGTCGAGCGGGTGGTAGATATATTAGTAGATGGGTTTGGGTTTGAAAGGCTTAGTGCTGTAGATGATCATGAATTGCTGTTGGAATACGTGACCAAGAATTATACGCGAAACCTTGTGCTGCATTGTGACGACTTGGAGCTGTATTTGAAGCTAGAGAAAAGGCCGTTCTTGATCCACATCTCCATTGAGGCGCCTCTAGCACTTAGGTTACAATTATCTGGATTGACACCAGAAGAATTTATCAATGTAGCCGATCTGGATCATTTCAAAGACGATAAGATAAGATTGGTTGAGAGGGCTCACTTGAAGTTCAAGCTTGTGGACTGCGATTTGTCTACTCTGGATAACCGATTGAAAGAGAACATTGAAAACCAATTGCGGGTGCTACAGAGTCAGGACTCTCTAACATTGGTAAATCCGCCTTTGAGACCCGATTGGGATACATACTTCATGAAACTGGCAACCTTGGCTGCCTCTCGTTCAAATTGTATGAAGAGGCGTGTCGGTTGTGTTATTGTGCGTGAGTGTAGAGTTATAGCTACAGGATACAACGGTACTCCTCGTCATTTGACGAATTGTTTCCATGGTGGTTGTCCTAGATGTAACGATGGTGATTCAAAGAACCTGCATACATGTCTATGTCTTCACGCCGAGGAAAACGCACTACTGGAAGCCGGGAGGGACAGAGTGGGACAAAATGCCACATTATATTGTGATACGTGCCCATGTTTGACATGTTCTGTTAAGATTGTTCAAACCGGTATCACTGAGGTAGTGTATAGTCAAACGTATAGAATGGATGATGCAAGTTTCAAGGTGTTACGCGAAGCAGGTATTAAGGTAAGACAATTTAGCTTCAGAGAGGAGCCTTTGTTGGTGTTTGTCTAA
- the RPC10 gene encoding DNA-directed RNA polymerase core subunit RPC10 (CAGL0G05874g~Ortholog(s) have RNA polymerase I activity, RNA polymerase II activity, RNA polymerase III activity, RNA-directed 5'-3' RNA polymerase activity, zinc ion binding activity), whose product MSREGFQIPSNLDVAAAGTSHSKTATVKYICAECSSKLSLSRTDPVRCKDCGHRILLKARTRRMVQFEAR is encoded by the coding sequence ATGTCTCGTGAAGGTTTTCAAATCCCAAGCAACTTAGATGTTGCCGCTGCCGGTACTTCTCACTCCAAGACCGCCACCGTCAAGTATATCTGTGCAGAATGTTCAAGCAAATTATCCTTGTCCAGAACAGATCCTGTTCGTTGTAAGGATTGTGGTCATAGAATTCTATTAAAGGCCAGAACCAGAAGAATGGTGCAGTTTGAGGCTAGATGA
- the DSE2 gene encoding Dse2p (CAGL0G05896g~Putative adhesin-like cell wall protein; predicted GPI-anchor) yields MQFRAATLLVFIFQFLNIFIEANQQIQKRDDDNVRYITSDGVVYKYAIKTSTLAPASVVVYTRYYTTTIVREITLANNEVTTTTEEITSASVSSASVTPSASSSSVSETTTSKSESAASVSSSISSNNDEESEIPDQSFLDNDSSSVSSYISSMSPETSSSTSSSSTMHNSTVSSFMPSSVDNSGSDFSSSSSSSSSSSSSSSSSSRSSSSMSSSISMPISSSSSSSISSCSSSSSFDFDNKSYSISKSDGTCYVYYEDDEYYSTVYLTKPGQSVDAATTIKSTKTVYKTVSAN; encoded by the coding sequence ATGCAATTCCGTGCCGCTACACTTttggtttttattttccaatttttAAACATTTTCATTGAAGCTAATCAACAAATTCAGAAAAGAGATGATGATAACGTAAGGTATATCACATCTGATGGTGTCGTTTACAAATATGCTATAAAAACTAGTACATTGGCTCCAGcatctgttgttgtttaCACTAGATATTACACTACCACAATTGTTAGAGAAATTACTTTGGCGAACAATGAAGTCACAACCACTACTGAAGAGATTACTAGTGCAAGTGTTTCGTCAGCGAGCGTCACTCCATCTGCTTCCTCTAGTAGTGTTTCCGAAACTACCACATCAAAATCAGAAAGCGCCGCTTCTGTTTCAAGCTCTATTTCTTCAAACAACGATGAGGAATCTGAAATTCCAGACCAGTCTTTCCTAGACAACGATAGCTCAAGTGTATCTTCCTACATTTCATCAATGTCACCAGAGACTTCTTCCAGTACTTCTTCAAGCTCTACTATGCACAATAGTACTGTCTCAAGCTTTATGCCATCCTCTGTCGACAATTCTGGATCAGATTTTTCATCTAGCAGTTCATCTAGCAGTTCATCTAGCAGTTCATCTAGcagttcttcaagaagttcttcaagtaTGAGCTCTTCAATCTCTATGCCTatctcatcttcatcttcttcatcaattagTAGTTGCTCATCTTCCAGTTCgtttgattttgataacAAGTCCtattcaatttcaaagtcCGATGGTACTTGCTATGTTTActatgaagatgatgaatatTATAGCACCGTTTATCTGACCAAACCTGGTCAAAGTGTCGACGCCGCAACCACTATAAAAAGTACAAAAACGGTATACAAAACTGTTTCTGCTAATTAA
- the CHS7 gene encoding Chs7p (CAGL0G05918g~Ortholog(s) have unfolded protein binding activity) — protein MGISNFASICSRTPLPLCSVIKSTTHLVLSNSTKIHDFDPQHLNIGILPKCYARSIDIANTTIFGIGNAFINIAALGVILIILYNIRQKYTAIGRSEYLYFFQLTLLLIIFTLIVNCGVSPPGSNSFPYFVAVQIGLAGACCWTLLINGFLGFNLWEDGTTKSMLLVRGFSLCGFMANFLASILTFRTWIENHEIPNTNTTALFVVVYLWNLINLFIFVICQLFVSFFIVRNLWVTGAVLLGVFFFVAGQILTYGFSSQICEGVKHYLDGLFFGSICNIFTLMMVYKTWDITTDDDLEFSVSIDKNGDVLYN, from the coding sequence ATGGGAATAAGCAATTTTGCGTCAATTTGTTCGCGCACTCCTCTGCCACTCTGTTCAGTAATAAAGTCTACCACTCACCTTGTTCTATCGAACTCTACAAAGATACATGATTTTGATCCACAGCATTTGAATATAGGTATACTTCCGAAATGTTACGCAAGATCAATTGATATAGCAAATACAACCATATTTGGTATTGGCAATGCCTTTATTAATATTGCGGCCCTAGGAGTTATACTGATCATTCTTTATAACATCAGGCAAAAATATACAGCAATTGGTAGATCAGAATActtatatttctttcaactAACACTATTACTGATAATATTCACTTTGATTGTCAACTGTGGTGTCTCACCACCAGGTTCTAATTCTTTCCCTTATTTTGTTGCCGTACAGATAGGCCTCGCTGGTGCATGTTGTTGGACGTTGTTAATCAATGGGTTTCTGGGTTTCAATCTATGGGAAGACGGAACCACGAAATCTATGCTGTTAGTTAGAGGTTTTTCCCTCTGTGGGTTCATGGCTAACTTTCTCGCCTCTATCCTTACATTCAGGACATGGATCGAAAACCACGAGATACCAAACACCAACACTACTGCTCTGTTCGTAGTTGTTTATTTGTGGAATCTCATAAACCTCTTTATCTTTGTTATATGCCAATTATTTGTATCGTTCTTCATTGTCAGAAATCTATGGGTAACAGGCGCAGTGCTACTGGGagtatttttctttgtcgCTGGCCAAATTTTAACATACGGATTTTCCTCACAGATATGCGAAGGTGTTAAGCATTATTTGGAtggattattttttggGAGCATATGCAACATTTTTACATTGATGATGGTCTACAAGACTTGGGATATTACTACAGATGACGATCTTGAATTTAGCGTTAGTATCGACAAGAATGGAGATGTATTATACAATTGA
- the RPL42B gene encoding 60S ribosomal protein eL42 (CAGL0G05940g~Ortholog(s) have cytosolic large ribosomal subunit localization), whose amino-acid sequence MVNVPKTRKTYCKGKACRKHTQHKVTQYKAGKASLFAQGKRRYDRKQSGFGGQTKPVFHKKAKTTKKVVLRLECVNCKTKAQLTLKRCKHFELGGEKKQKGQALQF is encoded by the exons ATGG TTAACGTTCCAAAGACTAGAAAGACCTACTGCAAGGGTAAGGCCTGCCGTAAGCACACTCAACACAAGGTTACCCAATACAAGGCTGGTAAGGCTTCCTTGTTCGCTCAAGGTAAGAGACGTTATGACCGTAAGCAATCTGGTTTCGGTGGTCAAACTAAGCCTGTTTTCCACAAGAAAGCTAAGACTACCAAGAAGGTTGTCTTGAGATTGGAATGTGTTAACTGTAAGACCAAGGCTCAATTGACCTTGAAGAGATGTAAGCACTTCGAATTGGGTGGTgaaaagaagcaaaagGGTCAAGCTTTGCAATTCTGA
- a CDS encoding uncharacterized protein (CAGL0G05962g~Ortholog(s) have endoplasmic reticulum localization) — protein MNGNLSLAINVLCLSTSYWGYKWSTQIQLPPTLEKAGHKQFFTNISLMATMVSNVASILNWCIQRMVGPSKAREDKPFFANLSELVSRHIILPQALVLETVVPLIYWPLRLFAIKLIMQGVADGELSGPLIPISVDIAIHALPFIFLFSDHYLSGYGARFRLSNTTAWFIIVATAMSYYKFLQLIIDPTTGQTYPYPFLDVPEPYKSVIFVITATIAWIFYALYQRFPPRSLLKETIKMD, from the coding sequence ATGAATGGTAATCTATCGCTGGCAATCAATGTTCTGTGCTTGAGTACCTCGTATTGGGGTTACAAATGGTCAACACAGATCCAGTTACCACCAACTCTGGAGAAAGCGGGCCACAAACAATTTTTCACCAACATTTCATTAATGGCAACAATGGTCAGCAACGTTGCTAGCATACTGAACTGGTGTATTCAGAGGATGGTTGGTCCTTCAAAAGCTAGAGAGGATAAACCCTTCTTTGCTAACTTATCTGAATTGGTTAGTAGACATATCATCCTGCCTCAGGCTCTCGTGCTTGAAACAGTTGTCCCACTTATCTATTGGCCTTTGAGACTGTTTGCTATCAAACTCATCATGCAAGGTGTTGCCGATGGGGAATTGAGCGGACCACTGATCCCAATCAGTGTTGATATCGCAATTCATGCGTTGCCGTTTATCTTCCTATTCAGCGACCATTATCTGTCTGGATATGGTGCCAGATTCAGATTATCTAACACTACTGCATGGTTTATAATTGTGGCTACCGCCATGAGctattataaatttttgCAACTCATTATCGACCCCACAACAGGCCAGACTTACCCTTACCCATTCTTAGATGTGCCTGAACCTTATAAGTCTGTCATTTTCGTTATTACAGCCACAATCGCTTGGATATTCTATGCCCTCTATCAAAGATTCCCTCCAAGATCACTACTTAAGGAAACGATTAAAATGGATTGA
- the SPS100 gene encoding Sps100p (CAGL0G05984g~Ortholog(s) have role in ascospore wall assembly) codes for MKFEQFIVAIISVISFVSGFPFRRQIAPPLFTNTTIPHNNGTNGTGGGGGQEGGGGQGGGGGSGGGSGGGSGGGSGGGSGGGSGGGSGGGSGGGSGGGSGGGSGGGSGGGSGGGLITSPGSSYCYPSNGHYPGDTITTGRKIGIFYTGGYLANIQHSDVTVERLFNITNTELNITQLYSVAAAVNKTLGNGEYKGVLIVGNNNSLTGLGYFSSILFNTNKTIVISSNSTLGLPIANQSLSTNRGPILTHNDSAVYSGGLPPYKVPIGVLDTNGTAHYFYRGGLPKFFDRGSGLRLNYTNFTDPGAYNKTRTIPTIRIVNQTNVTDDFIRNVAPNLQGLVVNITGTPFTTTGLQSLRYPVMFVKDQQQLAFVSKWNVPTGIIPGGYLSPAQAQLFLYVAALNNATSPAAWSQWFGNPDII; via the coding sequence atgaaatttgAACAATTTATAGTTGCCATTATTTCGGTTATTTCTTTCGTTTCAGGCTTCCCATTTAGAAGACAAATTGCTCCTCCTCTTTTCACTAATACCACCATTCCACATAATAACGGTACTAATGGTACCGGTGGTGGAGGCGGCCAAGAAGGTGGTGGAGGGCAAGGAGGTGgaggtggctctggtggtgGCTCAGGTGGCGGCTCCGGtggtggctctggtggtgGCTCCGGTGGTGGCTCCGGTGGCGGCTCCGGtggtggctctggtggtgGCTCCGGtggtggctctggtggcGGCTCTGGtggtggctctggtggcGGATCTGGTGGTGGTTTGATAACTTCACCTGGAAGTTCATATTGTTACCCAAGTAATGGCCACTATCCTGGAGATACTATCACAACTGGACGCAAAATTGGAATCTTTTACACTGGTGGCTATTTGGCAAATATACAACATTCTGATGTAACAGTAGAAAGGCTATTCAACATTACCAATACCGAATTAAACATCACACAGTTGTATtctgttgctgctgctgttaATAAGACACTGGGTAACGGTGAGTATAAGGGTGTCTTGATTGTCGGTAATAATAACTCGTTGACAGGATTGGGGTACTTCTCATCAATTCTGTTTAATACGAATAAAACTATTGTTATTTCTAGTAATTCTACTCTAGGTCTTCCAATTGCAAATCAGAGCTTATCGACTAACAGGGGCCCCATTTTGACCCATAATGATAGTGCTGTTTATTCTGGTGGGTTACCACCATACAAAGTTCCTATCGGTGTATTAGACACCAATGGCACTGCGCATTATTTCTACCGTGGTGGTCTACCTAAGTTCTTCGACAGAGGTTCAGGTTTAAGGTTGAACTATACAAACTTCACAGATCCTGGAGCTTACAACAAGACACGTACCATTCCAACGATACGTATTGTCAACCAAACTAATGTCACTGATGATTTCATCAGAAATGTGGCTCCAAATCTACAGGGACTAGTTGTCAACATCACTGGTACGCCATTCACAACTACTGGATTGCAATCGTTACGTTATCCTGTGATGTTTGTGAAGGACCAACAACAGCTGGCATTCGTTAGTAAGTGGAACGTGCCTACGGGTATTATTCCCGGCGGGTACTTGAGCCCCGCTCAAGCTCAACTATTCCTATACGTCGCCGCTCTGAACAATGCCACTAGCCCTGCAGCATGGTCTCAGTGGTTCGGTAATCCAGACATCATCTAG